GTGTTGTCGCCGACCAGGAACAGGCTGGCCATGGCGACCATGACGGCGACGCCGGAGACCAGCACCGCGTGCCCCGAGGTGGCGGCCGCGATCTCGACCGCGCTGCGATGGTCACGCCCGCGGGCTCGTTCCTCCCGCTCGCGGCGAAGGTAGAACAGCGAGTAGTCGACGCCGACCGCCATGCCGATCAGCAGGATGATGCTGCTGACCATTTCCCCGGCAGGGAAGAGGTGCGAGGCGAACTGTGCCAACCCCATCGCACCGGCCACGGCCGACAACGCCAGCACGACTGGCACTCCGGCGGCGATCAACGCGCCAAAGCTGAACAGCAGGATCACCAGCGCCACCGGCACGCTGATCAGCTCCGCCCGGACGAAATCCGCCGCCAGCGTCTCGGTCAGAGCCTTCCCCAGGGATGCCGACCCCACCTGTTCCACCCACAGGTCGGGATACCGCTGCTGCACCTGCGTCGTGGCCTCCAGCAGCGGTCCGACGCGTGCGTCAGCGTCGTTCGCCGAACCGGTCATCTCTACCTCGACCAGCACCGCACCGCGATCGGGTGAGGTAACCGGGTCGGCGACCTTCGCGACCTCGGGCAGGACGCGCATCCGCGCGGACAGGTCGATCGCCACGGCCTGAGCACGTTGGAGATCGAGATCGCCCGCCCGCGCCGTGATCAGGACGCTCTCCGCTGCCGGGGCGTCGGGAAACGCGCCGGCCTGTTCGATGCGGTCCGCGCGGGCCAGTTCCCCGTGCAGGCTGTCCTGCGTGGTGGCCTTCACCGTGCCGACCAGGCTGCCACCGACCACGCTGGCCACCACGAAACATAGCCAGGCCGTGATCGCCAGCCAGGGATGGTTGGCGCTCCACCGGCCGATCCGCGCGGTGAACGGCGTACGGCCCGGGTTGATGACTTTCTGGATCATGCCGAGGACGCTATGGACTCACCGCGGCCCGGACCATGAGGTCGACCGCCGTCCTCAGCGGGCAGACCACAGCGGCCCGGGTGTGGAAAACCGCACCCCACGCGGTTGCGGAAAGCCGGCTCCGGCGTCCCAAGAGATGGAATTACCTACTAAACCTATAGGGTTTGCCGTCTAGAGTACGAGGGCACCCCGCCGAACGACCCGCGAGGAACCGCCATGATCCCGCACCGCCTGGAGCCCGACCTGCTCACCGTCGCCGCTCGATGGGTCGACCCGACCGGCTGGCCGGTCGCGCTGCGCTTCGACTCCGCCGAGCGCTGGTACGCCCGCCTCGCCACCGGCGACGACCATGAGGTGTGGGCGCTGAGCTGGCTGCCCGGGCAGGGCACCGACCTGCACGACCACGGCGGCTCCGCCGGAGCGTTCCGAGTCGTCGCCGGCGCGCTCACCGAGGAGACGGTCACCGGGGGTCGACTACGCCCACGGCTGCTGCCCGCCGGCACCGGTCGCCGCTTCGGCCCTCGGCACGTGCACCAGGTGACCAACCAGGGCTCGACACCGGCGGTCAGCGTGCACGTCTACCGCCCGGCGCTGCTGCGGATGACCCGCTACCACCTCCTGGACGGGCGGCTGCGGGTCGCCGAGGTCGCCGAAGCCGGCCGGTCCTGGTGAGCACGGCGAGCAACGATCCACCCCCTGTCACCGGAAGGAACCGAGAATGCAGGTAACCGCCGAGCACCGTCCAGCCCCCGTGCCGCCGCCGGGCTCCCGGGGCATCGACGAGATCCTGGCCGCCGCGCGGGCCCAGCTGCACCGGTTGGACCCGGAGCGGGCGCACCTGGCGTGCCGGGCCGGAGCACTGCTGGTCGACATCCGGCCGGCCGCGCAGCGGGCCGCACACGGGGTGGTGCCGCGCTCGCTGGCGGTCGAGCGCAACGTGCTGGAGTGGCGCTTCGACCCGCGCTGTCCGGCCAGACTGCCGCAGGCGGTCGACTACGACGTGCCGGTGATCATCCTCTGTCAGGAGGGCTACACCTCGTCGCTGGCCGCCGCCGCCCTGCAGGACCTCGGCCTGCGCCGGGCCACCGACGTGGTCGGCGGGTTCGCGGCCTGGCGGATCGCCGGCCTGCCGGCCCTCGGCCCAACCCCACTGCACCGCACCGCCCCTCTCGCGCCCCCCCGTCAACACCGGGCGGGCGCGCCACTGACCGCCACGCCCCACCGGGCATACCGCCACTCAGGAGGCACCATGTCCGTCGTCGCCATCCCCACCCGCCGTCACCCGGGGGCGCGCCCACCCCGCCCGCGCACCGGTCCGACGCTGACCATCACCCTCGACCTCGCTCCGGGGCCACTGAGCCCGCGGCTGGCCCGGCTGGTGCAGCTGCTCGGCGAACTGGCCGAGTCGGGGGAGGGGCAGCTGCGTACCGTGGGGGACGTCGCGCCGAAGCCGCGCCCGGCCCCGAGCCTGGCCGTCGGCGAACCGTCCGCCGAGGCGGACCAGATCCACATAATGGCCGGCTCGCGGATCGTCCGCCGGAGTGACCTGGTCGTCGCGCTGACCCGCATCGAGTACGAGTTGCTGCTGTTCCTGGCTGAGCGGCCGCGCCGCGTCTTCACCCGCCTGCAGTTGTTGTCCAGCGTCTGGGGTTACGAGCACGCGGTGGCCCGGACGGTGGACGTGCACGTCCGCCGGCTGCGCGCCAAACTGGCCGGCTCGGAGGTGGTCACCACCGTCTACGGGGTCGGTTACCGGCTGGCCGACGACGCGCGGATCAGCGTGGACCACACCCGCTGACCCCTGGTCCGGGGTCGGGCGGAGGCCGTGGTGAACCGGACGGGGACCCCCGTATCGGGGCATCTCGGGGGTCTGCTGTAATCATCAGGCCTCGTACGCAGAGCGAGCATCCGGCTCCGATGCGTTCGTCAATTGTCACATCCATGCAACGCCGCCGCCTCTTGACCCTCGCCCGAGCGCCGGGAAACATCGATGAAGCGGCGTCCCGGGCCGTGGGGAGATACCCGGACCAGCCCAAGGAGGACCATGTCGGTCAGCCCCGCCTCGTCGCGCGCCGGATGGCATACGTCCCAACCGCCGGTGCCCGGTCGACCTCCCGGCGGTCAGCGTCGCCCGGCGAACACCACCGCGCCCATGCTCACCGTGACGCTGTCCATCCCGCTGGCCTGTGAGGAGTCGCTGACCCCGGCGGCACGTCGGCTGATCGAGGCCGCGCGCGAGATGCTCGAGCGGGGCGAGGGCGTGATCATCGGGGCCGTGCCGGCCGACCGCCGCCCCGACCAGGTGCCCGCCAACCGGACGCCGACCCGGGCCCTCAGCCCGACCATCCCGGCCCTGCACATCCTCGCCTCGTCCCGGTCGGTGCTGCGCGACGACGAGCCGCTGCCGCTGACCCGGCTGGAATTCGACCTGCTGCTGCACCTGGTCGCCCATCCGCGCCGGGTGTTCACCCGACTGCAACTGCTCAACGCCGTCTGGGGCTACGAGCACGCCGGCGTACGCACCGTCGACGTGCACGTGCGTCGCCTGCGCGGCAAGGTCGGCGTGGACGTGCCCCTGGTCACCACCGTCTACGGCGTGGGTTACCGGTTGGCCGACGACGCGCGGGTCACCATCGACCGCTCCGGCTGACCGGCGTCAGCGACCCCACCGGGCGCGGGGCAGGATGGTGCGGTGCGCATCCGCCCCATCTCGCCCGACCTGCTCGTCGACGAGCTGACCGGCCGGCTGGCCGACGCGGCGATCCGCGCCGCCACCGCCGGGCCCGCGCGACTGCGGGTGGCCGTGGACGGCGCTCCGGCGGCAGGCGCCGACAGGTTGGCCGCCGCGCTCGTCGACCCGTTGCGTGCCCGGGGCCGCCCGGTGCTGCACATCCGCGCCACCGACTTCCTCCGCCCCGCGTCGCTGCGCTTCGAGCTGGGCCGCACCAACCCGGACTCCTACTACGAGAACTGGGTCGACGAAGCCGGGCTGCGTCGGGAGGTGCTCGAACGAGCCGGCCCGGGCGGCAGCGGACGGTTGCTCCCGTCGCTCTGGGACGCCGACGCCGACCGGGCCAGCCGGGCCCGCTACGTCGACCTGCCACCCGGGGGCGTCGTGCTGGTCAGCGGCGCGTTGCTGCTCGGCGGTGGCCTGCCCTTCGACGTCACCGTCCACCTGGAGCTGACCCCGGCGGCGCTGCGTCGGCGTACCGAACCGGCCCAGGAATGGGCACTGCCGGCCTTCGACCGGTACGCCAAGGAGGTCGTACCGGCGAGCTTCGCCGACGTGGTGGTGCGGGCCGACGACCCCCGCCGCCCCGCGCTCGTGGAGCCCGACGGCGACGACTGACAACCGCTCAAGATTCGCCGGTTTGCGCGGCTGATCCGGCGGGTACTCGCCCGGCTCACAGAGCGCGGGTGGTCGCCCGCGCACCCACTGCGACCGTGACCGGGGCCTGACGCCGCCGGCATCCGGTTCACCTTGAGCCTCAGGCCCAGGAAAGGCAGGCAGCGATGGTCGCCCACAACACGGTCGATACGGCCCGTCCTCAGGCGGAGATCGACCAGATCAAGCACTCCCTCCAGTCGCACTACGACGAGCTCACCGCCGAGTACGACCAGGCCGTGCTGCAGAGCCAGGTGCTGCGCCTCGTGGAGGTCGGTGACACCGCCGGTGACGACCAGGCCGACAGCGGCACCAAGACGGCCGAGCGGGACACCGCGCAGTCCCTGTTGCGCACCATCCTCGACCGCCGCGCCCAGTACGAGCACGCCCTCGGCCGACTCGAAGAGGGCACCTACGGCTGGTGCGAGGGCTGCGCGGCGGCGATCCCGGTGGAGCGGCTGGAGATCTTCCCGTCGGCCACCACCTGCGTGACGTGCAAGCAGACCCGCGAACGGCGGGCGGCCTGAGCGACGCCAGCGGTTGCCGGTCGGTCCACGACGCGATGGACTTCACCCATGGGTGACATCCTGGTGGGCACCGCGTCCTGGACCGACCGCACACTGCTGGACTCGGGATGGTATCCGCAGACCGCGGACACCCCGGAGAAACGGCTGGCCTACTACGCCCGGCAGTTCCCGCTGGTCGAAGTGGACGCCACGTACTATTCCCCGCCCGCCGAGTCGACCGCGAAGCTGTGGGCCGAGCGCACCCCCGCCGGCTTCACCTTCAACATCAAGGCGTTCAGCCTCCTGACCGGGCATCCCACCCGGGTCAGCGCCCTCTACAAGGACCTTCGTCCGGAGACCGACAAGAAGAACATCTACCCCGACGACCTGCCCGCGCAGGCGTACGAGGAGGTGTGGACGCGTTTCCTGTCCGCACTGGACCCGCTGGTCGAGGCGGACAAGCTGGGTGCGCTGCTGTTCCAGTTCCCGCCCTGGTTCACCATCAAGCGGGCCAACAAGCAGTACCTGCTGGAAGTGGCGAAGCGTTGCGCGCCGCTGCGCGCGGTCTACGAGTTCCGGCACGCCTCCTGGTTCGACGGCGACAACGCCGACGAGACCCTGGCTTTCCTCCGTGAGCACAAACTGCCGTACGTCTGCGTGGACATGCCGCAGGGCCACCGCTCGTCGCTGCCCCCGGTGCTGGCCGCCACCGCCGACCTCGCGGTGATGCGCTTCCACGGCCACAGCGACAAGTGGACCAGCAAGGACATCCACGAGAAGTTCGGCTACCACTACTCCAAGCGGGAGTTGGCCGACTGGGCGCCGAAGCTGCGTGAGCTCGCCGACGAGGCCGGCCAGACCCACGTGCTGATGAACAACTGCTACCGCGACTATGCGCAGACCAACGCCACCACCCTCGCGGGTCTCCTCAACGTCGACTGACCTCACCCGATCCGGGTGGGGCGGGATCACCCGACCCGCGGGAAGGGTGGACGCGGTGGGTACGGCCGCCCAAGGGTGGCCGACGCCGGAGACGACACGGAGGTGACGGGGATGACGGTTCGAGTGGTGACGGATCGACGGCGTGGTGCCGTCCTGCACGTGGTCGGCACAGCCGACAACGCCCGGCGCGCCCCGCAGGGCAGCCCGGTACGGGCCCGCCGTGGCCCGGTGGGGCCGCCACGCCGCGCCGACGACCGACGGTGGGACAGCATGGAACGGGGGTCGACCGATGGCTGACTCGATGATCTCAGCGTTCGAGTCCTCGCTGGACAAGACGAACCTCATTCTCAAGGACATCGAGAACGCCTACGGCTGGCCGAAGGATCGGCGCAACCAGTCGTACGCGGCCCTGCGCACGGTGCTGCACCTGCTGCGCGACCGGCTGCCGGTGAACGAGAGCGTGGAGTTCGCCCAGCAGTTGCCGGTGCTGGTCCGGGGAATCTACTTCGACGGCTGGGTTCCGTCCGACGTACCGATCAAGCTCAACCGGGACGACTTCCTGTACGAGGTCCGTCAGGGCTTCCCGTACGACGCGGAGGGCGGCCCGGAGCGGGTGACGCAGGTGGTGCTGGACACCCTGCGCCGACACGTCACCCAGGGCGAGTGGCAGGACGTGAAGGACACCATGCCCAAGGACCTCGCCATGATGATGCCGTGACGGCCTGACGCCCTGAGCCCGCCCGACGACCCGTCGGGCGGGCTCAGTCGCCGGACGGGTCCGCCTCGGCGGACGTCGGCACCCGCGACACCGGGTGCCCGGCCGCACCGACCAGCGCCGCGAACGCGATGGCATCCACGATCGCGGCGCCGCCCGGATCATTGTTGAAGTAGACGTACGCCGGCTCGTCCGCGCCGAAGGCGTCGGTCAGCCGGCTAACCCATGACGTGAGGGCCGCGCGGCCGTAGCGGGGCAGGGGCCGTGCCCTTCCCTCGTGCAGCCGCAGGTACCCGAAGTCGGTGGTGCGCCAGCGTGGGGCGACCGGGCGTCCCAACCGGTCAGCCCAGACCAGCGCCGCCCGGCGCCGTTCCAGCACCGCCCTGGTGGCGTCGGTCCACCAGGACGGGTGCCGGGGCTCGACCGCGACCCGCACCTCCGCTGGAAACAGCCGCAGGGTCGCGTCGAGCGCCTCGACGTCCACCTGCAGGTTCGGTGGCAGTTGCACCAGCACCGGGCCGAGCCGGTCACCAAGTGCGGTGGCGCGACCGAGGAACCGGGCCACCGGCTCGGCCGGGTCGCGCAGCCGCTTGATGTGGGTGAGATAGCGGCTCATCTTCACCGCGACGCAGAAATCAGCCGGAGTCCGTGCTCGCCAGGCGGCGAAGGTGTCCCGCTCTGGCAGTCGGTAGAAGGCGTTGTTGACCTCGACCGTGGCGAACCTGGCCGCGAAGTGCTCCAACCAGAGGCGCTGCGGCACCTGTTGCGGGTAGAAGCGGCCTCGCCAGTCCCGGTACTGCCAGCCGGACGTGCCCACCAGGATCACCACACCATCCTGGCACTCTGCGCCGCCGCTCGCGAACCGCCCGTGCCGCTCCGGTTCGACGTCTACGGTGAGGGTTAGAGAAGATCGCGCGTGGGGTACCACCCGCACCACGACGGAGCCCGGCGTACGGCGGGGCGGCACACCCGAGGGAGTACCGATGGCACTCAACGACGACGACATGCAGACCACGGGCGGCGGCGGCCTGGAGGGCCCGGCCGACGGTGGTGCGACCCCCGGCCAGCAGGACGGTGGCGCTGACGGTGGTGCGGAGGGCCCGGCCGACGGTGGTGCGACCCCCGGCCAGCAGGACGGTGGCGCTGACGGTGGTGCGGAAGGTCCCGCTGACGGCGGTGCGACCCCCGGCCAGCAGGATGGCGGCGCTGACGGTGGCGCGGAAGGTCCCGCCGACGGCGGTGCGACGCCGGGCCAGCAGGACGGTGGCGCCGACGGCAGCGCACGGTAGCGGCACACCATGACGCACCTCGACCCGCCGGGCGGCCACGGCCGCCCGGCGGTTCCGTCCGCACACGCGACCGCCGCCCTGGCCCGCTGCGTCTCGGTCGAACCGGCCAAGTTCGCCGCCGCGCACTGGGGACACACCCCGCTGCTGTCCCGGGCGGCCGAGCTGCCCGACCCGTCCGGCTTCACCGACCTGCTCAGCCCCGCCGACGCCGACGAGCTGCTGAGCCGGCGCGGCCTGCGTACCCCCTTCCTGCGCGTCGCCCGGGACGGCCAGTTGGTGCCTGCGGCGCGCTGGACCGGCGGCGGCGGCGCCGGCGCCGAGATCGGCGACCAGGTGCTCGACGAGCGGGTCCTGGAGCAGTACGCCGCCGGCGCCACGCTGGTGCTGCAGGGTCTGCACCGGATCTGGCCACCGCTCGTCGACTTCGCCCGCGACCTGGGCCTCGCGCTCAACCAACCGTTGCAGATCAACGCCTACCTCACCCCGGCCGGCAGCCAGGGGTTCGCCACCCACTACGACACGCACGACGTGTTCGTCCTGCAGGTCGACGGCCGTAAGCACTGGCGGATCCACCCGCCGGTGCTGCCCGATCCGTTGGAGAAGCAGCCGTGGGGTGGCCGCGCCGACGAGGTCGGCGCCACGGCACAGGGCTCGGCCGCGCTGGACGTCGTGCTCGCCCCCGGCGACGCCCTCTACCTGCCCCGGGGCTGGCTGCACAGCGCGCAGGCGCAGGACGCCAGCTCGCTGCACCTGACCGTGGGCATCCGCGCTCTCACCCGATACGCCCTGGTCGAGGAACTGCTGACGCTGGCCGCCGAGGACCAGCGGCTACGGGCCAGCCTGCCGTTCGGCACCGACGTGGCCGATCCGGACGCCATCGAGCCGGAGCTGACCGAGACGGTGGAGGCGCTGCGGGACTGGCTGTTGCGCGCCGACCCGAGCGCGGTCGCCGCGCGACTGCGGCAGCGCGCCTGGCCGGCTGCCCGCCCGGCACCCATCCGGCCGCTCGCCCAGGCTGAGGCGCTGGCCGCGGTGGACGCCGATTCCCGGGTCACCCTGCGCCCGGGCCTGCGTTGGCAGCTCGCGCCGCACAGCTCGGACACGGTGGCGCTCCGCCTGTTCGACCGCACCATCACCCTGCCCGCCGACTGCGAGCCGGCGGTCCGCGCCGTACTCAGCGGTACGGTCACCCGGGTGGGTGACCTGCCTGGGCTGTCCGACGACGCCGACCGGGTCACCCTGGCTCGTCGACTGCTCCGCGAGGCCGTCCTGGTCCCCGCCTAAGCTACCCGGCCTGAACTACGCCGCGGTGGCCCCGACCAGCTCGATCCTGAGCGTGTTCGTGATCTCGTCGGTCAGCTCACCCTCCGCGCCGACCGAGATCGTGCCCTGGTCGGTGACACCGAAGACGAGTTCCACAGTGCCGGCCTTCAACACCAGCGGGTCATCACCACCGGTGCCGGCGGCGACCACCGCGCGGATCGTGGTGATCGCGTCCACCAGGGTCGCCGCGACCGCGCTGTGCCGCAGCTCGTGCCGATCCTGGAGATCCTCGGCGACGAGGGTGATGTCGATCGTGTGGGTCTTCTGGTGGGAGCGGCTGCCGCCCACCTTCACCTTCCAGCCGATCACCGGGACCCGGAAGTCCACGCCACCGCCGGCCTTCGTGGTGACGACCGCGCTCAGGATCAGCTGAACCGAGCCGACCCGCAGGTCCCGGCCCTCGTCGGTCGTGGAGATGCCGGCCTGCTTCACCGCGTCCTTCACCGCCGACACCAGTTCCCCGACCGGCACGCTGTAGTCGATCACGTCCATGCCGCACCTCCTCCTCTGCGCGAGTTGAGTTGCCGCCAGCTCAGACGGCGGCGGTGGCGAACGGGTCGCCGTACACGGTGTAGGCCAGCCAGGTCGGGTCGAGCGGATCGTCCTGCTGCTCGATCCGTGCGGCGAGGGCCGCCGCGCCGAGCGTGGCGCCGTCGGCGAGGGACTGGTAGAACGCGGTCGCGAAGCGGGCCGAACTGTCCGAGCGCACCGCCCAGAGCGTGCCGACGAACGCGCCCGCTCCCGACGACATGAACTGCTGCGCCCAGCCGAGCATCTTCGTGTACGTCGGTGCCACGCCCGCACTCCGGCACGCGTTGATGAACACGAGGGGACCGGCCTCCGCCAGCAGTTTCCGGATGCTGGCCTCGGCGAGCAGGGCCGGCTTGAACCGGCCGCCGTCCATGTCGATGAACGAGCCGTCCGAGGAGAACGTGTTGTGGCAGGCGAAGTGGGTCGCCCCCAGCGTTCCCGAGTTGATCAGGGCGAGGAGGTCGTCGGCCCTGGTGATGGGCTCACTGTCGGCAGCGCCGAGGATCGCGCGGATGGTGGCGATCTCCTCATGCGCGCCGGTGGGAGCCTTCGGCGGTACCACGAAGCGCGCGTCGCGCAGGCCAACCTTCGCGTTCCGGTGCTGACCATAGGTACGGCGCACCACGGGGACCTGCTCGACGAGGAAACCGGCATCGCGCTGGGCGCTGAGCGGATAGAGCAGTTCCCACGGGACCACGTCATGGTCGGTGGCGATCGTGAAGGCGCTCATGTCGGCGCCGACCTGCCAGAACTGGTCCCGCACGTCGGCCGGCACCATCTCCGACCACAGTTGGATGCCCGCCGACCGGATGACCTCGCGGGTCATCGTCGCGTTGTAGCGGGAACCACCCCCGGCGATCTGCTGCAACTCCTTGATCGCGTTCTCCACCGCGGCGTTCGGCGTGTTCGTGATCGACTCGACGACCGGCGCGAACAGCGCCGCGTCGGAGCGCAGTTGGAACGTGTAGCGGCTGCCGTCGAACCGCACCTCCAGGGTGACCTCGCCCGGTCGTGCCTGCGGGGCACCCATCGGCGCTGTCTTCGGCGGCCCGTCGCGGAACGGCCCGCCGTCCGCGACGGAGACCTCCACAGAAACCTCGCTGAGGAACGTGCCGCCGGCCCAGGCCGTCACGTCGATGCGATGCAGACCCGGGGTACGCGCCCCGAAACCAAACCGGATCGGATCCGGATCCTCGTCCGGTAGGACCAGCACGGTCTGCTGGAGCGGGCCCTCGGCGTGCAGGCCAGCCGGCGCGTGGACGGTCACCGTCACCGGTGTGCCGTCGTCGCTGACCAGGAGGCTCGCCAACGGTGCGGTCACGGCGTCCGGGTGGACCGGCCGCCCTTCGGTGACGAGCCGGACGTCGACGCTCAGGTCCCGACCCGCCGGAACCTGGGTGGGCGCGCGCGCCACCAGCAGCCGCTCCGGGCGGGCCCGACCGCGGGTAAACGTGTACGGGCGCACCGTTGACGCCGGGGTGTCGTCCGGGAATGACGAGGTCGACGGTCCGGTGATCGTACCCATCGCCAGGCCCCGTCCGAACACCGGCAAGTCGAGGTCATCGGCGGACACCGCAGCGTCAGCCTCATCGGCGATCGGGGCCGGCCGAATCCGTCCCCGCCGGTACGACGCTCGTTCCTCCAGGTCGTCTCGTTGCCGTTTCAGTTCGCGCTCGCGCACGTAGTGACTGGCTCGTTCGTCGAGGGACAGCCGCGCGTCTCTCAGGTGAAGCGTGATGCCGCCGAGAGCGGACGTGTCCTGAGTGAGCCGTCGGTCGATGGCTATCGACGCTTGGACCACCTCGTCGACGGCGTACTGCGAACTGATGAGCCGGCAGGCGTCCAGCAGGAACTCGCGGACCAGGGCTGCGGCGTCCGTGATCCCGCGTCGGACGATCTGCGCCGGGTCGGTCACCCGGAAGCCGACGGCGATCGACGCCTCGAAGGCGTACGCGCCGCCCCTGGTGGGCAGCCGAGTGTCGTAGACGAGCCAGTGGTTGCCGGTGTCCACCTCGTAGCGCGTCGAGTAGCGGGCCACGAACCCCGGGTGCCACCACGCCGTCGGCCTGTGGGCGACCTCCAGAACGCCCTGGCGGGTCGAGTAGACGATCGCCGCCGCTGGCCCGTGCTTGGGGGGCGGCATGAACCAGCGCACCGGCTCCACGCTGAGGATCACCGGGATCGCGGGCCCGGCAGTGTCGGTCTCCGCGCCGAAATTCGCTACCAGGTCGTCGACCAGGTGCCGGATGTCGGCCTGGACGGTGTGCGTGTCGACCCGCCGGTAGTGCTGCTGGGCAAGCGGTTTGAGCGCGGTGGGAAGATCCGCCTCGGGTGGCAGCAAAGCGCCGTCCACCAGCACCGGAATGACCGGGACCTGCTGTTCGAAGGCGGTTTCGATCGTCTGGCGGGCGCTGCTCGGAAGGCGCTCCAGCCAGCCTGCCGGACCGCCGAGTATGCGAGGTTCGATCACGACGATGAGCGCCGCCGAGGCTGACAGGCGGTGCCGAAGGTCGGAGGAGAACATGAACGCCCTCGGATGGTCGCGAACGACGCTGCCGAATCGTCCGGTCAGCGCGTCATCGAGCACGCGCGCGACGACGTTGTCGTCGCCGGCGCGGTAACTGAGCAAGAAGCCGACCATTTGACGTACCGTATCGAAGATCGCGCTCTGATTTTCGCCGCGCCGGCGGTCGGCTATTCGACAGCCTTAGTGGACTGTTCCGACCTGATCGGTCAGCGGCCGAGCGCCAGCAGCAACCCGGTGGCGAGCACCCCCGCACCGAGGACCACGGTGATCGGCCGGGGACCGAGCACCGCGTGCCGGCGGTCGGCCAGCACCCGCGCCGGCACCAGGCCGACCAACGGCCCGAGCAGGGTCACCACCAGCGCCAGCACCGGCATCCCGACCGCCAGGTCACCGCCGTACCCGACGCCGAGCGCACGCGCGCCGGCCCCCAGCGCGTACGCCACCACCGCACCGGCCACCCCGCAGACCGCCAGCAGCGGGTTGACCGAGCCCGGCAGCTCACCCGGCTGCCCGGCCCGGTCGAGCAGGTCCCGAGCTCGTCCGAGCAGCAGCACCGGATCGGTTGCCCCGCCACCGTTCGCCGGAGCGGGCGGGCCGCCGAGGCGGCGGGCGCCCAGTCGGGTACGTACCTGTTGCCACACGTGCGCCACCTCGGCGTCGACCCGTTCCTGCTGTTCGCGGGCGGCGACCAGCTCCTCCTCGGCGTGCTGGAGCTGCTCGGCGGCGTCGGCGACAGCCCGCTCGGCAGCGGCGCACTGCCGCTCGTGCCAGGTGTGCGCCTCGGCGCGCTGCTCGTGCACCCGCGCGGTCAGGTCGGCCAGCCGCCGCAACTGTGCCGCGTACGTCTCACTGGCCACTGGTTCGTTCATCGCGACGGTCCATAGGGGATGATGACCTGTCCGGTGCGGTGGACCGCCCGGTCGAAGAAGAGCCCCCGCCAGGGTCGGGGATACCAGTCCGGGCCACCGGTGCCCGGGTAGAGCGAAGCGCCCAGCTCACCGCCGTGCGCGTC
The nucleotide sequence above comes from Micromonospora luteifusca. Encoded proteins:
- a CDS encoding DUF2267 domain-containing protein, encoding MADSMISAFESSLDKTNLILKDIENAYGWPKDRRNQSYAALRTVLHLLRDRLPVNESVEFAQQLPVLVRGIYFDGWVPSDVPIKLNRDDFLYEVRQGFPYDAEGGPERVTQVVLDTLRRHVTQGEWQDVKDTMPKDLAMMMP
- a CDS encoding DUF72 domain-containing protein, with amino-acid sequence MILVGTSGWQYRDWRGRFYPQQVPQRLWLEHFAARFATVEVNNAFYRLPERDTFAAWRARTPADFCVAVKMSRYLTHIKRLRDPAEPVARFLGRATALGDRLGPVLVQLPPNLQVDVEALDATLRLFPAEVRVAVEPRHPSWWTDATRAVLERRRAALVWADRLGRPVAPRWRTTDFGYLRLHEGRARPLPRYGRAALTSWVSRLTDAFGADEPAYVYFNNDPGGAAIVDAIAFAALVGAAGHPVSRVPTSAEADPSGD
- a CDS encoding cysteine dioxygenase, whose protein sequence is MIPHRLEPDLLTVAARWVDPTGWPVALRFDSAERWYARLATGDDHEVWALSWLPGQGTDLHDHGGSAGAFRVVAGALTEETVTGGRLRPRLLPAGTGRRFGPRHVHQVTNQGSTPAVSVHVYRPALLRMTRYHLLDGRLRVAEVAEAGRSW
- a CDS encoding TraR/DksA family transcriptional regulator, with product MVAHNTVDTARPQAEIDQIKHSLQSHYDELTAEYDQAVLQSQVLRLVEVGDTAGDDQADSGTKTAERDTAQSLLRTILDRRAQYEHALGRLEEGTYGWCEGCAAAIPVERLEIFPSATTCVTCKQTRERRAA
- a CDS encoding winged helix-turn-helix domain-containing protein encodes the protein MQVTAEHRPAPVPPPGSRGIDEILAAARAQLHRLDPERAHLACRAGALLVDIRPAAQRAAHGVVPRSLAVERNVLEWRFDPRCPARLPQAVDYDVPVIILCQEGYTSSLAAAALQDLGLRRATDVVGGFAAWRIAGLPALGPTPLHRTAPLAPPRQHRAGAPLTATPHRAYRHSGGTMSVVAIPTRRHPGARPPRPRTGPTLTITLDLAPGPLSPRLARLVQLLGELAESGEGQLRTVGDVAPKPRPAPSLAVGEPSAEADQIHIMAGSRIVRRSDLVVALTRIEYELLLFLAERPRRVFTRLQLLSSVWGYEHAVARTVDVHVRRLRAKLAGSEVVTTVYGVGYRLADDARISVDHTR
- a CDS encoding uridine kinase, which gives rise to MRIRPISPDLLVDELTGRLADAAIRAATAGPARLRVAVDGAPAAGADRLAAALVDPLRARGRPVLHIRATDFLRPASLRFELGRTNPDSYYENWVDEAGLRREVLERAGPGGSGRLLPSLWDADADRASRARYVDLPPGGVVLVSGALLLGGGLPFDVTVHLELTPAALRRRTEPAQEWALPAFDRYAKEVVPASFADVVVRADDPRRPALVEPDGDD
- a CDS encoding trypco2 family protein, with product MDVIDYSVPVGELVSAVKDAVKQAGISTTDEGRDLRVGSVQLILSAVVTTKAGGGVDFRVPVIGWKVKVGGSRSHQKTHTIDITLVAEDLQDRHELRHSAVAATLVDAITTIRAVVAAGTGGDDPLVLKAGTVELVFGVTDQGTISVGAEGELTDEITNTLRIELVGATAA
- a CDS encoding winged helix-turn-helix domain-containing protein is translated as MSVSPASSRAGWHTSQPPVPGRPPGGQRRPANTTAPMLTVTLSIPLACEESLTPAARRLIEAAREMLERGEGVIIGAVPADRRPDQVPANRTPTRALSPTIPALHILASSRSVLRDDEPLPLTRLEFDLLLHLVAHPRRVFTRLQLLNAVWGYEHAGVRTVDVHVRRLRGKVGVDVPLVTTVYGVGYRLADDARVTIDRSG
- a CDS encoding cupin domain-containing protein, producing the protein MTHLDPPGGHGRPAVPSAHATAALARCVSVEPAKFAAAHWGHTPLLSRAAELPDPSGFTDLLSPADADELLSRRGLRTPFLRVARDGQLVPAARWTGGGGAGAEIGDQVLDERVLEQYAAGATLVLQGLHRIWPPLVDFARDLGLALNQPLQINAYLTPAGSQGFATHYDTHDVFVLQVDGRKHWRIHPPVLPDPLEKQPWGGRADEVGATAQGSAALDVVLAPGDALYLPRGWLHSAQAQDASSLHLTVGIRALTRYALVEELLTLAAEDQRLRASLPFGTDVADPDAIEPELTETVEALRDWLLRADPSAVAARLRQRAWPAARPAPIRPLAQAEALAAVDADSRVTLRPGLRWQLAPHSSDTVALRLFDRTITLPADCEPAVRAVLSGTVTRVGDLPGLSDDADRVTLARRLLREAVLVPA
- a CDS encoding DUF72 domain-containing protein yields the protein MGDILVGTASWTDRTLLDSGWYPQTADTPEKRLAYYARQFPLVEVDATYYSPPAESTAKLWAERTPAGFTFNIKAFSLLTGHPTRVSALYKDLRPETDKKNIYPDDLPAQAYEEVWTRFLSALDPLVEADKLGALLFQFPPWFTIKRANKQYLLEVAKRCAPLRAVYEFRHASWFDGDNADETLAFLREHKLPYVCVDMPQGHRSSLPPVLAATADLAVMRFHGHSDKWTSKDIHEKFGYHYSKRELADWAPKLRELADEAGQTHVLMNNCYRDYAQTNATTLAGLLNVD